The following DNA comes from Acidicapsa ligni.
CATGTGGGCCGGATGCAAAATCTGTCTGATGTATGTCTACTTCAGACTGCGACCTCCGGAACGCCAGCAGACATCCTGTCTGCAACAACAACAGTTGCAGGTGCTGGCAATTTCGAACGCACAGTATTTGCAAGACATACCGCGTTTATATCGGTATGTCTTGCAGTTCGTCAACAAAGAAACGTTAAAACTCACGCGTAGCCATCCAAAACAAAGGCCCATTTGTTTCGTTATGAACGAAATGCAAATAGGCCTTCGGTCCTGATTTTGGCTGGAGCTACCAACCCAGAACGTAAGCAAAAATCAGCGGCGCTACAATCGTCGCGTCCGATTCAATGATGAACTTCGGTGTATCGACACCAAGCTTGCCCCACGTAATCTTCTCGTTTGGCACCGCGCCCGAATACGAACCATAGCTCGTCGTCGAATCGCTGATCTGGCAGAAGTAAGCCCAGAGAGGCACATGCTCGCGCTGCAAATCCTGATGCAGCATCGGGACCACGCAAATAGGAAAGTCGCCTGCAATACCGCCCGCAATCTGAAAGAACCCCAGTGGCGTTTCTGCAGTCGTCTTCGTGTACCACTCCGCCAATTCCATCATGTACTCAATGCCCGTGCGCACCGTGTGAACCTTCTTCACATCGCCAGAGATGCAGTGCCCGGCATACATATTGCCCAGCGTTGAATCCTCCCAGCCCGGTACAAACATGGGCAGATTCTTTTCCGCCGCAGCCAGCAACCAACTGTTCTTGGGGTCGATCTGATAAGAGTCCTTCAAGTCTCCCGAAAGCAAAATCTTGTACATGAACTGATGCGGGAAGTAGTGCTCATTTGCCTGGTCTGCCCTCATCCATTCCTTCAGCACAACCTTCTCAATACGCCGCATCGCCTCCATCTCCGGGATGCAGGTATCGGTCACGCGATTCATATGCCGGCTCAGTAACTTGACCTCATCTTCTGGAGTCAGATCGCGATAATTCGGCACGCGTTCATAGAAGTCATGTGCGACAAGATTGAAGACATCCTCTTCAAGATTCGCGCCCGTGCAGGTAATCGCATGAACCTTGTCCTGACGGATCATCTCCGCCAGGCTTAAACCCAACTCGGCCGTACTCATCGCGCCGCCCATAGTTACAAACATCTTGCCGCCGGACTCAACCAGCTTGATGTAACCCTCCGCCGCATCCACCAGCGCAGCGGCATTGAAATGACGATAATGATGTTTAACAAATTCCTTAATCGACAAAGCGGAACTCCTTACGGCAATCCATGCCATCCCTGAAATTATCACAACTCTGTGACTGAGCCTGCGTTTTCACCGCGTCAATCGCGGTAAATCTTACCATCGCCATACTACTCTGTTCCTTCACGCGCATCTTTCCAAAGATCGATTTCCCCATCCTGCGCATGTTGATCGATCGCGCTCAACTCATCCGCTGTAAACTCAAGCCTCTTCACCGCGTCCAGCGAGTTATCAAGCTGCTCCACATTGCGCGCGCCAATCAAGGCTGAAGTTACGCGCGTATCACGAAGCGTCCACGCAATCGCCATCTGCGCCAGGGACTGGCCTCGACTCGCTGCAATCTCATTCAACTCACGAACTCGTTTGAGATTGTCATCGCTTAAAAAGGACTTCAAAAACGAGCCTTCAGCAGTGATCCGAGAATCGCTCGGAACACCCTTCAGATACTTGTTCGTCAGCAGACCCTGCGCCAGCGGAGAAAACGCAATGCATCCCACTCCCAACTCATCCAGGGTAGCCAGCAGATCCTTCTCGATCCACCGGTTCAGCATCGAGTAAGACGGCTGATGAATCAGCAGCGGCACGCCTTCGCTCTTCAAAATCTTCGCAGCCTCGCGCGTCCGCTCTGGACTGTAAGAAGAGATGCCCACATACAAAGCCTTGCCCTGTCGAACAGCATGAGCCAGCGCGCCCATCGTCTCTTCCAGAGGAACATCCATCGAGGGCCGATGCGAATAGAAAATATCCACGTACTCCAGACCCATGCGCTGCAGGCTTTCATCCAGGGAGGCGAGCAGATACTTACGCGAACCGCCGATACCATAAGGCCCCGGCCACATATCCCAACCGGCCTTGGAAGAGATCAAAAGCTCGTTGCGATAGCCGCGAAAATCCTTGCGCAAAATCTCGCCGAAATTCTCCTCGGCCGATCCATACGGAGGCCCATAATTGTTCGCCAAATCAAAGTGCGTTACGCCGCGGTCAAATGCGCGGCGCACCATGGCTCGCCCGGTCTCGAACGAGTTAACGCCGCCAAAGTTCTGCCAAAGCCCAAGTGAAACAGGTGGCAGTACAATCCCCGATCGCCCACTCCGTCGAAACTGCGCTCCGTCATACCGCTTCGCATCCGCTACGTAATTCATCTGCACGTCTCCTGCTCAAAGTATTTCACAGCA
Coding sequences within:
- a CDS encoding deoxyhypusine synthase family protein, with product MSIKEFVKHHYRHFNAAALVDAAEGYIKLVESGGKMFVTMGGAMSTAELGLSLAEMIRQDKVHAITCTGANLEEDVFNLVAHDFYERVPNYRDLTPEDEVKLLSRHMNRVTDTCIPEMEAMRRIEKVVLKEWMRADQANEHYFPHQFMYKILLSGDLKDSYQIDPKNSWLLAAAEKNLPMFVPGWEDSTLGNMYAGHCISGDVKKVHTVRTGIEYMMELAEWYTKTTAETPLGFFQIAGGIAGDFPICVVPMLHQDLQREHVPLWAYFCQISDSTTSYGSYSGAVPNEKITWGKLGVDTPKFIIESDATIVAPLIFAYVLGW
- the mgrA gene encoding L-glyceraldehyde 3-phosphate reductase, whose translation is MNYVADAKRYDGAQFRRSGRSGIVLPPVSLGLWQNFGGVNSFETGRAMVRRAFDRGVTHFDLANNYGPPYGSAEENFGEILRKDFRGYRNELLISSKAGWDMWPGPYGIGGSRKYLLASLDESLQRMGLEYVDIFYSHRPSMDVPLEETMGALAHAVRQGKALYVGISSYSPERTREAAKILKSEGVPLLIHQPSYSMLNRWIEKDLLATLDELGVGCIAFSPLAQGLLTNKYLKGVPSDSRITAEGSFLKSFLSDDNLKRVRELNEIAASRGQSLAQMAIAWTLRDTRVTSALIGARNVEQLDNSLDAVKRLEFTADELSAIDQHAQDGEIDLWKDAREGTE